The DNA sequence TCGCCAGCGGGTTGCCGGAGAGGGTGCCCGCCTGGTAGACGGGGCCGACGGGCGCGACGTGATCCATGATCTCCGTCCGCCCGCCGTACGCGCCGACGGGCAGGCCGCCGCCGATCACCTTCCCCAGCGTGGTGAGATCGGAGCGGACGCCGAAGCGCTCCTGCGCGCCGCCGCGGGCCACGCGGAACCCCGTCATCACCTCGTCGAAGACCAGGAGCGCGCCGTCCTCCTCCGTGATCCGCCGCAGCGCGGGGAGAAAGCCGTCCACGGGGGGGATGAAGCCCGCGTTCCCCACCACCGGCTCCAGGATCACGGCCGCGATGCGCCCCGGGTGCGCGCGGAAGACCGCCTCCACCGCGTCGAGGTCGTTGAACGGCGCGGTGAGCGTGAGCTTCGACAGCTCCGCGGGAACGCCGGGCGAGTTGGGGAGGCCGAGCGTGGCCACGCCGGAGCCCGCCTTCACCAGGAAGGAGTCGCCGTGGCCGTGGTAGCAGCCGTCGAACTTGAGAATGAAGTCGCGCCCGGTATAGCCGCGCGCCAGGCGGACGGCGCTCATCGTGGCTTCCGTGCCGCTGCTGACGAAGCGCACGCGCTCCATCGACGGCACCAGCTCGCGCACCACCTCGGCGAGCTCCACCTCGGCCTCGGTCGGCGCGCCGTAGCTGGTCCCCCGCTGCGCCGCGTCGCACACGGCGCGGACCACGGCCGGATGCGCGTGGCCCAGGATCATCGGGCCCCAGCTCAGCACGTAATCGATGTACTCGTTTCCATCCGCGTCCCAGATGCGCGCTCCTTCCGCGCGCGAGACGAAGAACGGCTCGCCGCCCACCGAGCGAAACGCGCGCACCGGCGAGTTCACCCCGCCGGGCGTCACCTCGACCGCGCGGCGGAAGAGCGCGGAAGACTTCGGGCGATCCGTCATTGCGAGCGGAAGTTGCCGAAGCTCAGCTCCAGCCCGAAGTCCTGCTTCTTCAGGTGGGCGATCACCGCCTGCAGCTCGTCGATCGACGGCGAGGTGACGCGCACCTGCTCGTCCTGGATCTGCGCGTTCACCTTCTTGAACCCGCCGTCCTTGATCGAGCGGACGATCTCCTTCGCCTTCTCGGTGCTGATGCTCTGCACCAGGGTGACGGTCTGCCGCGCCTTACCGCCGAACGCCTGCTCCACCTCGCCGTAGTCCAGGTTGCGGATGGGCACGCCGCGCTTGATGAGCTTGCTCTGGATGACGTCGACCAGCGCCTTGAGCTTGTAGTCGTCGTCGGCCAGCAGCTTGAGCGTGCCCGCCTTCTTGTCGAAGTCGATCTCCGCCGTGGCGCCCTTGAAGTCGTAGCGCTGCAGCACTTCCTTGCGCGCCTGGTTCACGGCGTTGTCCACCTCCTGCAGGTCCACGCTGGAGGTGATGTCGAACGTCGAGTTCTTGGCCATGTCTCTTCGCCAGTTGTCGTAGGGAAATCGAGGGGGAATGTAGGCCCGGGGGACGGGCGGCGGCAACGGGCCTCCCCTACTCAGCCGGCGCGCGGCGCTGCGGACAGATACGAATCAATTGCGCCAATCATACTGCTGCTACCGGACGCGCCAGAATCTGCTGCAAGGATTGGGACCAGTTCTCCCCCAACACGTTTCCTTGTATGGCCTTGCCGACCGTGTTAGCATGGCGAAGTGGCGCCTTACAATTTACGACACTAAACACAGACGCTGGCGCCCTCACCCCCACTTGGAGGCCGTATGAAAGCCACCGCACTCCTCCTGCTCGCCGCCCTCGCCGTCCCCGCGAGCGCCTGTGACCGCGCGCCCACCGCGGCACGGGGCGGTACGCCCGACGTCACCCTCCGCAAGACGGGCACGGCCAACGCCAGCGTGGTGGCCGCGGTGAGGCTGTCGTCCGGCTACACCCTGGGCGTGGTGGCATCGAACAACGGCAGCAGCGTGACCACGGGCACGGCGGTGGCCTACTCCGCCACCGGCGACGTGGCGTTCTCGGTCGACATCAACTGCATCTTCAAGTCGGGCGGGCTCGCCAGGCTTTCGGGGACCGTGAACGAGAGCAGCGACGCCACGATCGAGGGGATGGACGCGTATTTCGAGGTGCAGGACGGCTCGCCCGACCTGGCCAACACCATCATCCTGGCCGCGGCGACGACGGGGCCCACCTGCACGCAGGGCGCTCCGGACTACGACCTGACAAACATCTCCTCCGGCACGGTGATCGTGAACTGATCCCCATATCCGGGGGAGGTGTTTGTGCATCTCACCGGATTGCGTGCTGACGCAGCGATAGATCCTTCGGCCTGCAAACGATCGCGCAGACGCTGATTACAGTCTGGCCGGCCTCAGGATGACGTCAGCCTGGGATCCGCATGGATGTGCCACCCGAATTCCCGGATCGGCACCCGGCATCTCGCCACGCCGGATATGGAAAGGGCGCGGAAGCCGATGCTCCCGCGCCCTCTCGATGATCTGTAAGTCAGCCGCCTCAGGCCGCCTTCGCCCCCGGCTTCCACCGCCCGAAGGGAAGGCTGGGGGCCGCCTGGAACTCCGGCGGGCCCCACACGAAATCCAGGTGCGGCTGCATCGGGGCGACCCGCCCGCCCTGCACCACGATCCCCACCACCTCACCCTCATCGGCGGGCAGGTCGCCGCCGCTGAATTCGTCGTTCGCCATCGTCACGCCCCGGCAAAGGGTCTCCGGCCGCGCGCGCACCGCATGTAAACGCGCACGCCGCGGCCGGGGGGCACGAGCCATGCCCGGTCGCGGCACCCATGGAAGTCTACGCCGACCAACGACTTCCGGATTGCGGCAAGCTACCGCCCCCCGTCATCCGTGTCAAAGATGGGGCAGAATTCGTGTCTAACCGACACAGGCGATGGGCTCGTCCGTGGCCGCGGCGGCCGCGGGCGGGCGAACGGCCACGACCTGCGGCGCGATCTCGCGGAAGGGGATCACCCGGGCCTCGCGCGGCTGCTCCTGGTCCATGGCGCGCTGGGCGCACCAGGCGCGGTAGCCGGGAAGCTTCAGCAGCTTGAACAGGTACCGGTTCATGGCGTCGCAGAGCAGCACCTCGGTCAGCTGGTACTGCCCTCCGCGCGAAAGCCGCAGCTCGCCCACCACCTCGTCGGCAATGGCAAGGAGGCGCGAGCGGGGAATGGCGTCCTTGAACTCTTCCACCTGCTCCTCCACCCACTCCAGGTAGGCCCGGCGCAGAGAGCGTGGAGATTCGTGGTTCATGGGCGTGCCTCCGCCGTGCGGCATGCGCGGGTTTGCCGGTGCAATGTTGGGCTGGGGTGAATGGATGGGAATTGCGTGCGGCTCGGCACAACGTAACCTCAGCTCCGCGCCGCATCAAGGGTTGCGTTGTCGTAGTCCTCTCTGCAGCGCGTGCAGAAAACTTTGGCTTTGCGGTCGGTGTCGGCAATGTGGAGCGACGGGTACATGACGCAGATCGGGTCGGCGCAATGCGCAAGCCCCGCCGCGTGGGCCAGCTCGTGCACCGCCGCCTTCGTGGCGCGATCGAGCAAAGTCTCGCTGCCGCAACGGCTTCCGCCGTCAAGTCCGCCCAATCCCACGGCGGCGCATCCCCCGCCCACCGCCGCCTCGCCGAACACGCGCCCCACCCCCGGCGCCGCCAGCTCCGCGTCCGTCACCGCCAGCCGCCACCGCGGCGCGTCGTCCGCAGCCGCGACGTCCAGCAGCGCGTCGACCAGCGCGTCCGAGCGCACCCGTCCCTCGCCGTCGCGCCACGCCGCGGGGATCGGGAGCGGCGCGGCAAGGCGGTGCGCGGTGCCGAGCAGCGCGTCGATCTCGCGCCCCAGCGCGGCGGCGAAGTCCATGCGAACGCCGCCGGCGGGAACGATCTCCAGCCGGCGGCGCGGAGGGGCGGTGCCGGGATCGGCGCTCAGGCGGCGGGCTCCACGGTCGGCTCTTCGGCGGGGCGCCGGAAAACGCCCTGCGTGGCGATGATGCTGCGCGCCACGTCGATCATGCTGCGGCTGCGCTGCTGGCTCTCGCGCTGGATCAGGCGGTAGGCCGCGCCTTCGTTGATCCCCCGCACCTCCATCAGGATCCCCTTGGCGCGCTCGATGGTCTTCCGCTCGTCCATCTTCCGCGCCAGCTCGCTCACGCGGCCCGAGAGCGCGCTCCACTCGCGGAAGCGCGCCTCGGCCAGACGGATGGCGGGGATGATCCGGTCCACCGCGGCCGGCTTGGTCAGGTAGTTGAACACGGGGAGCTCGGCGGCGCGGTCCACGAACTCCGCGTCGCTGTGCGCCGTGAGCACGATCACGGGGATGGGGCGGTGGCGGGTGATCTGGTCGATGGCGTCGAACCCCGACAGGCGCGGCATGTCGATGTCGAGGATGGCCAGATCCGGATGCTCGCAGGCGGCCAGCCGCACCGCCTCCGCGCCATCGGGCGCGGGGCCGACTACGTGGTGCCCGATGATCTCGAGCAGGTCCTTCAGCGCCTGGGCGCTGGCGGGCTCGTCGTCGGCAACCAGGATCCGCATCGCTTCCCTCCGTCCTGAACAGCTCCCGCGGCCGCCACCCGAGCGGCGCCGAGGGGGAAGGGCATAACGCGTACCGGAGCAGTTGCATCTCCACCGCGCTTTTTTCTAAATCTTTGCCCTCGTTCAGCTTCTGCATGGAGAGGGGAACGGAGGGGATTCGGGCGTGGCCCTCCGCAGGGAAACACCCGGCCTGCTCGACCGGCCTGTCCGCGCCCGCAGCGGCCCCCTCCCCCAACCCCTCCACGCTTCGCAGGGGCGGGGGAGAACCGCGCGCGAAACCGGGATCTCGCGCGTCCGATCTCGCATCCATCTCCCGCGGATGAAGATCAAGAGTTGATGAGCCGGAGCGGGAAAACCTCCGCAAGCGCCGGAACTTCAATTATATTCCCACGGTACGCACCGTGGCCCGGACCGGCGCGGGCGCTCTCGATCCCCATTCCCCCTGATTGAAGTGGCAGCAAAGCGACGCCCTGCTCGCGGCCGCAAGAGCCGCGGGCGCCCCGTTCCGCGCGGGCTGCAGAAGGCCGCGCTGATCGTCGCCGGCATCGGCGTGCTGGTGGGCGCGGCGGGGCTGGCCTGGATGTGGCCCCGCTGCTCCGGCGGCGACTGCCCGTCGGTGGCCGCGCTCCGCACCTACACCCCGCCGCAGGCCACGCAGGTGTTCGACGGGCGCGGCCGGCTGATCGCCAACCTGGCGCCCGAGCGGCGGACCGTGGTGCCGCTGCCGCGCATCCCCGCGCACGTGTCGGGCGCCTTCCTGGCGGTGGAGGACAAGCGCTTCTACCGCCACCACGGCGTGGACTGGCGCCGCGCGTTCGGCGCGCTGGCGCGAGACGCGCGCGCGCTGTCGTGGAAGGAGGGGTTCAGCACGCTGACCATGCAGCTGGCGCGCAACGTCTTCCCCGAGCAGCTCACGCGGGCCAAGACGCTGCGCCGCAAGCTCGCCGAGATCGTGCTGGCGAGGAAGATCGAGGCGGCGTTCAGCAAGGACGAGATCCTGGAGCTGTACCTCAACCAGATCTACCTGGGGAACGGGCTCTACGGCGTGGAGGCCGCGGCGCAGGGCTACTTCGGCAAGCCCGTCTCGCGGCTGACCAACGCCGAGGCGGCCGTCCTCGCCGCGCTGCCGAAGGCGCCCAGCTACTACGACCCGCGCCGCAACCCCGACGCTGCGAAGGCCCGGCGCGACCTGGTGCTGGACCAGATGGCCCACGCCGGGGTGATCGACGCCGCCGAGGCCGCCGAGGCCAAGGCGCAGCCGCTGAAGCTCGTGGCCCCGCGCGAGGCCAGCGGCGCGGCGCCGTACTTCGTGGCCGCGGTGCGGCGCGAGCTGCTGCAGCGCTTCGGGCCCGACGCGGAGTCGCGCGGCTTCAAGGTCTACACCACGCTCGACCCCGCGCTGCAGGCCACCGCCGAGCGCGAGCTGGTGCGCCAGCTGGCGGCGGTCGAGTCGGGGCGGATGGGGCGTTTCCGCCACGTCTCGTGCTCCGCCCGCCCGCCCGCGTATCCCGGCAACTGCCTGCAGGGCGTGTTCGTGGCGATGGACCCGGCGGACGGCGACGTCCTGGCGCTCGTCGGCGGCCGCGACTACGCGCTCAGCCAGTTCGACCGGGCGACGCAGGCCAGGCGGCAGGCCGGCTCGGCGTTCAAGCCGATCGTCTACGCCGCGGCCATCGCGCAGGGGATCCCCGTCACCACGCCGCTGCTGGGGCCCAACGCGGCGGGAACGCTGGGCGACTACCGCCCCGCCGACCACGTCTCCGACTCGCTCGACGTCGATCTCCGCGACGCGCTCCGCCTGTCGTCCAACCGGGCGACGGTGGTGCTGGGCAACATGATCGGCATCACGCGCGTGGCCGCAGAGGCGCGCGACCTGGGAATCCGCACGCCGATCCCGCCGTACCCGTCCACCTTCCTGGGCGCGGCCGAGGTGGTGCCGCTGGAGCTGGTCGCGGCCTACTCGGTGTTCGCCACCGGAGGCGCGCTCTCCACGCCGCGGCTGATCCGCCGGGTGGTGGATACGGACGGCACCGTCGTCTACCAGGCCTCGACGTCACGGAGATTCGCGCTCTCGCCCGCCGTCTCCTATCTCACCACGTCCATGATGCGCGACGTGGTGGACCGCGGCACGGGAACGGGCGTCCGCGCCGCGCTCCCCGCCACCATCCCCGCCGCGGGGAAGACGGGGACCACGGACGAGGGCGCCGACGTCTGGTTCATCGGGGTGACGCCGGACATCGTCGCGGGCGTGTGGATGGGCTTCGACCGGCCGCAGGCGATCCTGGCGGACGCATCCGGCGGCGGGCTGGCGGCGCCGGTGTGGGGGAGGGTGATGGCGGACTACTACCGCCGCCATCCCGCGCCCGTGGCCTGGGTGCCGCCGCCGGATCTGCAGGCGCGCGAGATCGACCGCCGCACAGGCCGCCTCGCATCGCCCAGCTGCCCGCGCGAGGACGTGGTGACGGAGTACTTCCTCTCCGGCACCGAGCCGACGGACACCTGCCCGCTGCACCTGGACGGCGTCGGCGGAGAGTCGTGGCTGGGCTCGGCCGTGCACGCCGTCGGCGACCTGCTGGGCGGCGGCAGCGGCGACGACGGCCAGCAGGAACCGGACGCATCGCCGCCGCGGACGAAGCCGATCGCCAAGCCGGTCCCCGTCCCCGG is a window from the Longimicrobium sp. genome containing:
- the hemL gene encoding glutamate-1-semialdehyde 2,1-aminomutase codes for the protein MTDRPKSSALFRRAVEVTPGGVNSPVRAFRSVGGEPFFVSRAEGARIWDADGNEYIDYVLSWGPMILGHAHPAVVRAVCDAAQRGTSYGAPTEAEVELAEVVRELVPSMERVRFVSSGTEATMSAVRLARGYTGRDFILKFDGCYHGHGDSFLVKAGSGVATLGLPNSPGVPAELSKLTLTAPFNDLDAVEAVFRAHPGRIAAVILEPVVGNAGFIPPVDGFLPALRRITEEDGALLVFDEVMTGFRVARGGAQERFGVRSDLTTLGKVIGGGLPVGAYGGRTEIMDHVAPVGPVYQAGTLSGNPLAMAAGLAQLRILRDEDPYPELEMRTARLVAGLLEAAGEMGVAASGGNLGSMWGLFFAAGPVRSFDDAKRSDVPLFNRFFHGMLDRGVFLAPSQFEAGFTSTAHTDADVDETVGRAREALRAALG
- a CDS encoding YajQ family cyclic di-GMP-binding protein; translated protein: MAKNSTFDITSSVDLQEVDNAVNQARKEVLQRYDFKGATAEIDFDKKAGTLKLLADDDYKLKALVDVIQSKLIKRGVPIRNLDYGEVEQAFGGKARQTVTLVQSISTEKAKEIVRSIKDGGFKKVNAQIQDEQVRVTSPSIDELQAVIAHLKKQDFGLELSFGNFRSQ
- a CDS encoding matrixin family metalloprotease: MDFAAALGREIDALLGTAHRLAAPLPIPAAWRDGEGRVRSDALVDALLDVAAADDAPRWRLAVTDAELAAPGVGRVFGEAAVGGGCAAVGLGGLDGGSRCGSETLLDRATKAAVHELAHAAGLAHCADPICVMYPSLHIADTDRKAKVFCTRCREDYDNATLDAARS
- a CDS encoding response regulator — encoded protein: MRILVADDEPASAQALKDLLEIIGHHVVGPAPDGAEAVRLAACEHPDLAILDIDMPRLSGFDAIDQITRHRPIPVIVLTAHSDAEFVDRAAELPVFNYLTKPAAVDRIIPAIRLAEARFREWSALSGRVSELARKMDERKTIERAKGILMEVRGINEGAAYRLIQRESQQRSRSMIDVARSIIATQGVFRRPAEEPTVEPAA
- a CDS encoding PBP1A family penicillin-binding protein, translated to MAAKRRPARGRKSRGRPVPRGLQKAALIVAGIGVLVGAAGLAWMWPRCSGGDCPSVAALRTYTPPQATQVFDGRGRLIANLAPERRTVVPLPRIPAHVSGAFLAVEDKRFYRHHGVDWRRAFGALARDARALSWKEGFSTLTMQLARNVFPEQLTRAKTLRRKLAEIVLARKIEAAFSKDEILELYLNQIYLGNGLYGVEAAAQGYFGKPVSRLTNAEAAVLAALPKAPSYYDPRRNPDAAKARRDLVLDQMAHAGVIDAAEAAEAKAQPLKLVAPREASGAAPYFVAAVRRELLQRFGPDAESRGFKVYTTLDPALQATAERELVRQLAAVESGRMGRFRHVSCSARPPAYPGNCLQGVFVAMDPADGDVLALVGGRDYALSQFDRATQARRQAGSAFKPIVYAAAIAQGIPVTTPLLGPNAAGTLGDYRPADHVSDSLDVDLRDALRLSSNRATVVLGNMIGITRVAAEARDLGIRTPIPPYPSTFLGAAEVVPLELVAAYSVFATGGALSTPRLIRRVVDTDGTVVYQASTSRRFALSPAVSYLTTSMMRDVVDRGTGTGVRAALPATIPAAGKTGTTDEGADVWFIGVTPDIVAGVWMGFDRPQAILADASGGGLAAPVWGRVMADYYRRHPAPVAWVPPPDLQAREIDRRTGRLASPSCPREDVVTEYFLSGTEPTDTCPLHLDGVGGESWLGSAVHAVGDLLGGGSGDDGQQEPDASPPRTKPIAKPVPVPGHR